From Synoicihabitans lomoniglobus, the proteins below share one genomic window:
- a CDS encoding glucose-6-phosphate dehydrogenase assembly protein OpcA, whose product MPAVFEQLPGIEVPVGEIKQSLARLWHDATHGGDAVPAPNEVRAMQMNFVLHFGFATTPPEALSEFDTIKAFAQRYPCRVVVLCPLNEDNAGVEMRAKVYGECFLGKSKSDTRCVEFVMLCYPMASRQFLENQVSICLSTDLPLYYWAHRFSDSGRLADYQFMLQHAKRVIFDTALVPADAMTYPWPKPKAIRDLVHSRLLPVRQLLGQFLSGFPPDKLVAGLQQVRLYHRAKYAPEARVLWAWLRNRLCACGAADDIDGVIKPSEAVGIDDFAVEFRYDSANYFKWRAAIGKNHAEFAADLGNGRVDLTTAMHLLDPPAALAEAVFF is encoded by the coding sequence ATGCCCGCAGTATTTGAACAATTGCCCGGGATCGAAGTCCCGGTTGGCGAGATCAAACAAAGCCTGGCCCGCCTCTGGCACGACGCCACTCACGGAGGCGACGCTGTGCCGGCGCCCAATGAAGTGCGCGCCATGCAGATGAACTTTGTGCTGCACTTCGGCTTCGCGACCACGCCGCCGGAAGCGCTGTCGGAATTCGACACCATCAAGGCATTTGCCCAGCGTTACCCGTGTCGAGTGGTCGTGCTGTGTCCCCTCAACGAGGACAACGCCGGCGTCGAGATGCGTGCCAAGGTTTACGGCGAGTGCTTCCTCGGGAAATCGAAAAGCGACACCCGCTGCGTTGAGTTTGTGATGCTGTGTTATCCGATGGCCTCCCGCCAGTTTTTGGAAAACCAAGTGTCCATCTGCCTTTCGACCGATCTGCCGCTCTATTATTGGGCCCACCGGTTTTCGGACAGCGGTCGCCTCGCGGATTACCAGTTCATGCTGCAACACGCGAAGCGGGTCATTTTTGACACCGCCCTCGTGCCCGCCGACGCGATGACATATCCTTGGCCCAAACCCAAAGCCATACGTGATCTCGTGCACTCGCGTTTGCTGCCGGTGCGTCAATTGCTGGGTCAATTTCTCTCCGGATTCCCCCCCGACAAACTCGTGGCCGGACTCCAACAGGTCAGGCTCTACCATCGCGCAAAATACGCGCCGGAAGCCCGGGTTCTCTGGGCCTGGTTGCGCAACCGACTCTGTGCCTGCGGGGCGGCCGATGATATCGACGGTGTGATCAAGCCCAGTGAAGCCGTCGGCATCGACGACTTCGCCGTGGAGTTTCGCTACGACAGCGCCAACTACTTCAAATGGCGGGCCGCCATCGGAAAAAATCACGCTGAGTTTGCCGCCGATTTGGGCAATGGTCGCGTGGACCTGACCACCGCGATGCACCTGCTCGATCCGCCTGCCGCCTTGGCCGAAGCAGTGTTCTTCTAG
- a CDS encoding 6-phosphogluconolactonase has translation MTEKQTDYGRFVVGEKMELFAEAVKLAVAAKAASTSDQFTWAFTGGSTPQAWYTWAAETGAIPADVMATTHFTVSDERCVPLSSDENNFGNAERKLLAPLGVPVEHRHPWPVAMDPVPAAAAYRETMALINGPQKAYDVCFLGMGDDAHTASFFPGSALLEDDGGELFAAIDTPQKGWRLTITPTGLRTCQLIVVMALGAGKAAALKRVFQGDDSLLDAPSKILETCGDRVVWLVDEAAAAELS, from the coding sequence ATGACTGAAAAACAGACGGATTACGGCCGCTTCGTGGTCGGCGAAAAAATGGAGTTGTTTGCCGAAGCGGTGAAACTCGCCGTGGCCGCGAAAGCGGCGAGCACGAGTGATCAGTTCACTTGGGCTTTCACCGGCGGATCGACGCCGCAAGCGTGGTATACGTGGGCGGCCGAAACGGGCGCGATCCCGGCCGACGTCATGGCGACCACGCACTTCACCGTGAGTGACGAACGCTGCGTGCCGTTGTCGAGCGATGAAAACAATTTTGGCAACGCCGAGCGCAAGTTACTCGCGCCCCTCGGCGTGCCGGTCGAACACCGGCACCCGTGGCCGGTCGCGATGGATCCGGTGCCCGCCGCCGCCGCCTACCGTGAAACCATGGCGCTGATCAACGGCCCCCAGAAAGCCTACGATGTGTGCTTCCTCGGCATGGGCGACGACGCGCACACGGCTTCGTTTTTCCCGGGCAGCGCCTTGCTTGAGGACGACGGCGGGGAACTGTTCGCCGCCATCGACACGCCGCAAAAAGGCTGGCGACTGACCATCACGCCCACGGGGCTGCGCACCTGCCAACTCATCGTCGTGATGGCGCTGGGGGCGGGCAAAGCCGCCGCGCTCAAGCGTGTTTTCCAAGGCGACGATTCGCTCTTGGATGCGCCATCCAAAATCCTCGAAACCTGCGGCGATCGCGTTGTTTGGTTGGTCGACGAAGCCGCCGCGGCGGAACTCAGTTAG